Proteins co-encoded in one Cynocephalus volans isolate mCynVol1 chromosome 11, mCynVol1.pri, whole genome shotgun sequence genomic window:
- the GPR25 gene encoding probable G-protein coupled receptor 25 gives MRPTEPWSPSPGTASWDYSGSGALEELQPCPSPDLPYGYAYIPALYLAAFAVGLLGNAFVLWLLAGRRGPRRLVDTFVLHLAAADLGLVLTLPLWAAAAARGGRWPFGDGLCKLGSFLLAGTRCAGALLLAGASVDRYLAVVKLRAARPLRTPRCALAACCGVWAAALLAGLPSLVYRGLQPVPGGRGSQCGEEPGDALQGLGLLLLLLTFVLPLGVTLFCYCRISRRLRRPPRVGRARSRSLRIVFAIEGAFVGCWLPYSALRAVFHLARLRALPLSCALLRALRWGLAVATCLAFVNSCANPVIYLLLDRSFRARARHWVCARAGRQERRISSATSLRRDHSAVLRGRAQAAGASSAEGPTRQSRQQPGDPQARRVKRREARSRPCPSGAAPARRSRPDPRRPLSTLVPSTAFAFPETPSPSRTLWPCHSPKNPATRGTRQPCGFSHLRTSVSCVISHRGLRLSRISQATEPAPVRAARPVGPDWSPGGDRPAPVSIWGPCSLLREAKGSPRKLLRPCPPDSGFRSLTRRSDSSWLRQGPQNLPCEFTFLNKRFRLPWLDNRVFPSAEGMKCVSGGGLHAGSDTTNAAADDDPKTMRVWCDGRDPES, from the exons ATGCGCCCCACCGAGCCCTGGAGCCCCAGCCCGGGGACGGCGTCCTGGGACTACTCGGGCTCGGGCGCCCTGGAGGAGCTGCAGCCGTGCCCGTCCCCGGACCTGCCCTACGGCTACGCCTACATCCCCGCGCTCTACCTGGCGGCCTTCGCCGTGGGCCTGCTGGGCAACGCCTTCGTGCTGTGGCTGCTGGCCGGGCGGCGCGGGCCGCGGCGGCTGGTGGACACCTTCGTGCTGCACCTGGCCGCCGCCGACCTGGGCCTGGTGCTCACGCTGCCGCTgtgggcggcggcggcggcgcgcggCGGCCGCTGGCCCTTCGGCGACGGCCTGTGCAAGCTGGGCAGCTTCCTGCTGGCCGGCACGCGCTGCGCGGGCGCGCTGCTGCTGGCGGGCGCGAGCGTCGACCGCTACCTGGCCGTGGTCAAGCTGCGGGCGGCGCGGCCGCTGCGCACCCCGCGCTGCGCGCTGGCCGCCTGCTGCGGCGTCTGGGCCGCGGCGCTGCTGGCCGGCCTGCCCTCGCTGGTCTACCGGGGGCTGCAGCCCGTGCCCGGGGGCCGCGGCAGCCAGTGCGGCGAGGAGCCCGGCGACGCGCTCCAGGGCCTcggcctgctgctgctgctgctcacctTCGTGCTGCCCCTGGGGGTCACCCTGTTCTGCTACTGCCGCATCTCGCGCCGCCTGCGCCGGCCGCCGCGCGTGGGCCGGGCCCGGAGCCGCTCGCTGCGCATCGTGTTCGCCATCGAGGGCGCCTTCGTGGGCTGCTGGCTGCCCTACAGCGCCCTGCGCGCCGTCTTCCACCTGGCGCGGCTGCGGGCGCTGCCGCTGTCCTGCGCCCTGCTGCGGGCGCTGCGCTGGGGCCTGGCCGTCGCCACCTGCCTGGCCTTCGTCAACAGCTGCGCCAACCCGGTCATCTACCTGCTGCTCGACCGCTCGTTCCGCGCGCGGGCCCGACACTGGGTCTGCGCGCGCGCCGGCCGCCAGGAGCGCAGGATCAGCTCGGCCACGTCGCTCCGCAGGGACCACAGCGCGGTGCTCCGGGGCCGGGCCCAGGCGGCGGGCGCGTCCTCGGCC GAAGGTCCCACGCGACAGAGCAGACAGCAGCCCGGGGACCCACAGGCTCGCCGCGTGAAGAGGAGGGAAGCGCGTTCCCGTCCCTGCCCCTCTGGAGCAGCACCGGCCAGAAGATCCCGCCCGGACCCCCGGAGGCCGCTCTCCACTCTGGTCCCTTCAACAGCTTTTGCCTTCCCAGAAACGCCTTCTCCAAGTCGGACGCTCTGGCCCTGTCACTCTCCAAAAAATCCTGCGACACGTGGGACCCGCCAGCCCTGTGGATTCAGCCACCTGCGCACCAGCGTCAGCTGTGTCATTAGTCATCGTGGGCTCAGATTGTCAAGGATCAGCCAAGCCACGGAACCGGCCCCCGTGCGAGCTGCCCGGCCTGTTGGTCCCGACTGGTCCCCCGGAGGTGATAGGCCTGCCCCGGTTTCTATCTGGGGGCCCTGCTCCCTGCTCCGGGAAGCGAAGGGCTCACCCCGGAAGTTGTTGCGGCCCTGCCCCCCGGACAGCGGGTTCCGGTCTCTCACCAGGCGTTCAGATTCTTCATGGCTCCGCCAGGGACCCCAGAATCTTCCATGTGAGTTCACCTTTCTCAATAAACGCTTCCGCTTGCCTTGGCTTGACAACCGTGTCTTTCCTTCAGCGGAGGGAATGAAATGCGTGTCGGGAGGCGGGTTGCACGCTGGGTCAGACACAACCAACGCCGCAGCTGACGACGACCCCAAGACGATGAGGGTCTGGTGTGACGGCAGGGACCCTGAGAGCTAG